One region of Limnospira fusiformis SAG 85.79 genomic DNA includes:
- a CDS encoding reverse transcriptase N-terminal domain-containing protein, producing the protein MAQASLKKGFGKPKPIKTTKNAWKAIPWAKVQRKVFKLQKRIFQAAKSGQDAKARRLQRLLVKSYYARLLAVRRVTQDNQGKKTAGVDGVRAISPRQRFELVESIKGNLKAKPLRRVWIPKPGRDEKSGNGNTHYPR; encoded by the coding sequence ATGGCGCAGGCGAGTTTAAAGAAAGGCTTTGGTAAACCCAAACCAATCAAGACTACGAAAAACGCATGGAAAGCAATTCCATGGGCGAAAGTCCAGCGGAAAGTTTTCAAACTCCAAAAGAGGATATTTCAAGCAGCTAAATCGGGACAAGACGCAAAGGCAAGAAGGTTGCAACGTCTATTGGTGAAGTCATATTATGCCCGGCTCCTAGCAGTACGGCGAGTAACCCAAGATAATCAAGGCAAGAAAACGGCTGGAGTCGATGGAGTAAGAGCAATCTCTCCAAGGCAAAGGTTTGAACTGGTTGAGAGCATTAAGGGAAATCTCAAAGCCAAACCACTGCGACGGGTGTGGATTCCAAAACCTGGAAGGGATGAAAAAAGCGGGAATGGGAATACCCACTATCCAAGATAG
- a CDS encoding IS630-like element ISAtsp1 family transposase (programmed frameshift), which yields MPAPYSYDLRQKVIDAIELDGMPKTEASQVFHVSRNTINLWLQRKAQTGDFLPKPHHRPGNNHKITDWQKFKAFAQEHGDKTAAQMAELWDDDISPRTISRALKKIGFTRKKTYGYQERWKQQREEFMAQIEQMEPQEVVYLDEAAMNSQDSDYPYGYCEEGKRFHALKSGKRQGRVSMIAAWCHQQLLAPFSFEGCCNRTVFELWLEFILIPTLKPGQTLVLDNATFHKGGRIAELVEAAQCRLLYLPPYSPDLNKIEKCWSWLKARIRHCIEQFDSLHDAMDSVLKAAS from the exons ATGCCAGCCCCCTATAGTTACGACCTCAGACAAAAAGTTATTGATGCCATTGAACTAGACGGTATGCCCAAAACAGAAGCCAGTCAAGTTTTCCATGTCAGCAGGAACACCATTAATCTCTGGCTGCAAAGAAAAGCACAGACCGGAGACTTCCTCCCTAAACCTCATCACCGACCTGGCAATAACCACAAAATTACCGACTGGCAGAAATTCAAGGCTTTTGCCCAAGAGCATGGCGACAAAACAGCAGCTCAAATGGCTGAACTTTGGGATGACGACATCTCTCCTCGCACCATATCCAGAGCCTTGAAGAAAATTGGCTTCACCAGA AAAAAAACTTACGGCTACCAAGAACGTTGGAAGCAACAGCGAGAGGAGTTTATGGCTCAGATTGAACAGATGGAGCCACAAGAAGTGGTCTACCTCGATGAAGCCGCCATGAATAGTCAGGACTCGGATTACCCTTATGGTTACTGCGAGGAAGGAAAACGCTTCCATGCACTCAAATCAGGGAAGAGGCAGGGCAGGGTAAGTATGATAGCCGCATGGTGTCATCAACAACTCTTAGCTCCCTTTAGCTTTGAGGGTTGTTGTAATCGGACAGTGTTTGAGTTGTGGTTGGAGTTCATCTTAATTCCAACATTGAAGCCAGGTCAGACTCTAGTATTGGACAATGCAACGTTTCATAAAGGGGGGCGGATTGCTGAACTGGTGGAGGCAGCTCAATGCCGTTTACTCTATCTACCACCTTATTCGCCAGACCTCAACAAGATAGAGAAATGTTGGTCGTGGCTGAAAGCCCGTATTCGCCACTGCATTGAGCAGTTTGATTCTCTCCATGATGCCATGGATTCCGTTCTCAAAGCTGCGTCCTAA